From Aegilops tauschii subsp. strangulata cultivar AL8/78 chromosome 5, Aet v6.0, whole genome shotgun sequence:
CCACTTAAAATAAAAACAGAATAAAAAGGAGGGACCCTCCAGGGTTCGAACACTGGTCTACTAACTAATACATCACGCTGCTAGCAATCATGCCAATGCGCAGTTCGTGTTCAGCAGTAGGAACGAGACTTACTTGATGCGGCTTTGAGGTGGCTTTTTCACTGGTATTTCTGGTTtcttttttttttggtttttgttTTCGTTTTTCATACGGGTTTCTTCGTTTTTTTCTCCGGTTTTACTGGTTTTTTCTCCATTTCTTGTTTGGtttcttatttttcttctccattttttctttggtttcctttttcttctccatttttttctttttcctttttacTTATGTTTGGTTTCGTTTTCACTCTACATTTTCATAACAAGTGGTCACATTATTTGTATACACGTTCAACATTGTCCGAATGCTTATTCAACATTTTTGAAATAATTGTTCAACACTTTAATAGttattcaacatttttaatactCATTCAACAGTTTTTATATACTCattcaacatttttaatacatattcaacatttttcaaatacttgttcaacattttcaatacttattcaacatttttcaaatactttttcaaaatcttattcaatattttcaaatacttattcaacatttttcatatacttgttcaacatttttaataccaattcaaaaaatttcaaatactTGCTCAACATTTTTAATGCTTTTTCAAAAAAAGTAAATacttcaacatttttcaaattcttgttcgatatttttaatacttattcaacaacTTTTCAGATGTGTTTTGAAGAGTACTTTTTGtaatatatacatacatatatacatatatatagggaatatatatgtatatgtatgtatatatatatatatatataatatttgAAAGTATAAAGAAAAGTACAAAAATAAAGTAAACAATGAAAACAGAAAAAATAGGCTGTGGCTCCCGCGGCTGGCCCGGCCCATCTGGGGCGCCCCCAGAAGCGAGCGCATCCCCTTGTCTCGCTGAACGCGAGAAATAGGGGTGCCCCTCCAACTCCCGGCCGCGGGCCGAGCGGTTCTCCCCAGGGCCTTAAGCGCAAGCTTGCCAGCAGGCCGTAGCCCAACCTCCCGCCAGCTCGATCGGTTGCGCGCTCGCTTCGTCCACAGGTTTTTTCCCCCCGGTTTTCTGCTATTGGTCTAGTAGGAAAAAGCGGGACGGTTTTTGATATACTGTTGAAACATTTGTCAAACAAAAAAATGTTTACGGATTTTTGGAAAGTTCATAAACTTGAGAAAAAAATTGTGAATGTGAAAAACCAAAGTTCTTGAATTTGGAAATAGATTGCAAATTTAAAAACTTCAAGAATTTGAATATAGTTCATAAgtaaagttcacaaatttgaaaaagaaGTTCGGAAAAACTCAAAAGTTCACCCACAAATTTAGGAAGAAGATTGTgaatttcaaaaatgttcacaaatttgaaataAGTTAATGAATTTAGAAAAAGATTGCAAATTTGAAAAAGTTTATGAATTTGAATATAGTTCATAAGTAAAGTTCACAAACTTGAAAAAGAAGTTCGCAAACTCAAAAAAAATTCACCCACAAATTTAGGATTGTGAATTTGAAATAAGTTCATGAAATTGACCAATTTTCACAAATTTGAAATAAAAGGTCACGAACTCAAAAAAAGTTCAGGCATTTCAAAAAGTCACGCATATCAAAAGAAGTTATGGATTTGAAAAATGTTTGTTAATATAAAAAAAGTTCACGACTTTTTGCAAACTAAAAAAATCTCGTTATTTGAtgaaggaaaaaggaaaaaaccaAAAGAGACCAAATAGAAGCAGAAGTACAAAATCAATTAAAACTGCCAATGGTAGATGCTCTTACTTCATTTTTATGGCCAAAGCTAATGGGAGACACCGAAAGAATATGATTGCCATGTTTAAAGATGGTGATGAGGCACTGAGGGGGAGAGGAACTTTTTGCTTCATACTGTagatttttattaaaaaaaatgtTTGGGCCTATCGAATAAAATACTAAGATTTGCTTAGAAGTTCATGCTCCTAGTGTTTTAAATAAAGAGGATGTTTTATGTTAGAATCcgccttttcttttctttagaAGAGATAAAAGTGCTTTATTTTATATGAAACAAAACAAGGCTTCTGTGCCAGGTGGCCTACCTGCAAAGTTATATCAATATTACTGTGAGCTCACTGAAGGAGCCACGTGACAAAACTATAGGAAGGTGCCGTGGAGAGATACAAGAAGTCGTGCTCGCGGGGGAGAAGAACAACCGAGCTAACGGGGAAGAAGAAACAACCAAGATCCTTCGAGATAAGGATAACGGGAGAGAGCGATCGCAGGGCCCGCGGGCTGCCGACACGTACTCGCCGTACTTAATGACCAATCCGAGCCCCATTCCGCCACACTGAACAAGATGGTATCCTTTAATTAATGTCTCAGTGTCCAAACTTATTGTTTCGTGATAACCCGTAGGCATGCAAATGAATGACCTAATGGGCACGCTCTGATCCTAGGCAGCACAATCAAATGAACTATAAATTCCTAAAGACAcctatttttggattttttttttctTTAAACTACTCTCACCACTCCAGTGTAATGtcaaaaatgctcttatattatgggacgagGAGGGTAGCTAGGGCCAAAGGGTACCTTAACATCCATCAATTTGCAACCCTAACTGATATGGACACCGAAGTAGTTCCGGTAATAACCAACTAACTGATGTACCCGCAGAGAAGCATGTGGTAATTTAGTGACCTGAATCCGGGTAGGATGCGATTATATCTGGCCATGGGCCGGGCCGGGCCTAAAAAAGCCCACGGCAGAAAACTGAGGCCCAGGCCCTCCCAGGCCCTTTCATCGGGCCTACTTTTCAAGCCCAAGCCCCCATCTGGTAAAAAGCCCTGAAAAGCCCTTAGGGCTTAGGGCCGTGGGCCGGGCCTCTTCCTTAAAATGCCAATATGCCAAGCCCAAGCCCGTCCAGGCCCTGCTGATGGGCTCAAAActcaggcccaagcccggcccacgGGCAAGCCCATCAAGCCTAGGCCCTGGATTTTAGGGCCGGGCCTGGGTGGGCCGACAGGGCCGGGCCTGAGATGGCCAGGACTAGATGCGATCGACACAAAGCGGTGGAAATAGTCGGTCTCTCCACGTTTCCACCACACCATATGTTGCCGCGACGGCGACGCAAACCCAAAACGTGTGCTGTGCTTTTCAATCCACCGCACCCAGCCCTGCCTCCCGATCAATCTGCGGTTGTCAACGCTCATCGGGAGTACATATATACCTGCCGTGCGCCACCGCTTTCTtccctagctagctagttcgCTTTCTCCCAAAGTATTCTTTTCTTCGCGCAGAGCGAGACAGAAAGAGAGGCCGAGATGAAGCTGGTGTGGTGCCCGGAGACCGCGTCCCAGGCCTTCATCGCCGGCGTCAGCGCGCTGTCAGACGCCGAGCACGGCCCCGCGGGGTCCGCgggcgtcgccgagctcgtctcCGCCATGGTCGGGGGATGGAACGCGCAGCTCGTCGTCGAGGCGCCGGAGGTCTCGGCTCCCGACTCGGCCACCATGAGcctcgccctcgccgccgccgccgggcgcACGGGAGGCCGCTACGCCCGCGTGCTGCCGGACGAGGACGCGGACCGGGCCATGGCGGAGCTGGAGGGCGTGGACTTCTTGGTGGTCGACGCGCGGAGGCGGGACGGGGCGGCCGTGCTGGCGGCGGCCAGGCCTGGGCCGAGAGGGATGGTGGTGGTGCGCCACGGCGACGAGAGGCGGCCTGGCACGAAGGCGCTCGAAGCGTCCATGGCGGCAGGCACGAGGGTAGTGCGGTCCGTGTACCTGCCGGTCGACAAGGGCGTCGAGGTCCTCCACGTCGGCGTAGGCAAGGGGCCGAGCCTACAGTGCCGGCGCAGCCGGAGCGCGTCGAGCCGTTGGATCCGGCACGTCGACCACAAAACCGGCGAGGAGCACCTCTTCCGCCGGCCGTAAATTCAACCGCTAGCTTTTCTGTACATCAATCGTTTGTGGACATGTAGTAGTAGTACCGTACCGTCCAAGGGAATTAGCTAGGTGGCCATGGTCATGGTGTCCAGATTCTTTGAATCTGCCGGCATGGTTTAAGATGGAGGGAAACTGCGGTGAGCCATGgtgtaaataaataaaaataccCCGCCAACTGGCTAGCTTTCCTAGCTCCGATGTGAATGATCTTCTTCTTGCTGCTCTAGAAATTAAAGGCCTGTTCGGCATCCCTCCCACTCCACGCTCTCGCTCCCGGAGCTGGTAGAGCTGAAGGTAAAAAGTACGGAGCGGGGGAGCAGGTGGTCTGCAGATACTTGAATTTCAGGGAGCAGTGGATTGTCGAACAGCCCCTAAGTCTTCTTGCTGCTCTAGAAATGAAGTTCCTTTGATGTGATACTGAATCATCCATCCGTTGTTGATGATTCTTTAAGTTCGACATCGTAGTTTCTCGTTTGCTTTAACTGTGTTCTTTGTGTTGAAGTTAGCGGAAGCATCTCCAAAACGTAGTATAATCGATCTAACTAGAAAGTGCCGCGCGCTTTGTCGCGCCGCTCTTCATTTGTAGTGCCGACAGCATAAGTGACCTCTCACTTCGATGAGCCAACATCAGACACCCCCACTCAACCCCACCAACCCACACAGCGGCGGCAAAAATCGATTGAGGTCACCACCGGCCCTTTCACACACGTGTTAGCCATGCACACATGCAAGTCACCACCTCCCAACAATGCACGCATACTAGCACCGACACTTAAGACGCAAAAGAACCTTTCACACACGTGTCGGCCATGCACATAGGCAACTTACCACGTTCCAGCAGCGCACGCACCAGCATTGACACGTAAGACGCAATGAGTCATACACATGCCACACATACTTACAAGTAGGCACAACCCTACAGAGCTAATCACCCATCAACGGTAGGGCTCAGCGGTGCGCTAGCGCCAATGCACCACAATGATCCCTTTCTAGGGGGATTTGTAGTTGAATCACATTTGAGAATTGACTAACATAATGGCTATGACAATAGATATCACTGTAATTGGCTACCTTCCTAGCTCCACTGTGAATGCCATTGTCTTTGCTGCTCTAGAAACTAAGTGCATTTCTTCCCAAATTACAGTGTAATTGATATGAATAGAAAGTGTCGCGTTTTGCCGCGCCGCTCTTTGTTCGTGGGCCCTTTTCATGTTGGCATATGTTTTCTTTCTTCTGTTTGAGACGTGTTGACAACATATGCAGACGAGCAGAAGCTTGGCGGCATAAGGCAACATCACAtgaccgccccccccccccccttccccaCCTACCCACCCAAAGCGGCAACAAAGAGTGACCGAGATCAGTTTCGACACATTTTATACACGTATCAGTCATGCACGGAGACAACTCACCACGTCCCAGTAGCACACTTGTACCAGCGGCGCCACCCTTTACACACGTGCCGAGCTCAGAGGCAACTCACCATATCCTAGTAGCGACACGTGAGACACAAAAAGGCATCCAAATGCGGGTAATGGGTCGGGTATGTCATGCCACACATATCCTCAAATATGCCCAACAACGCTACACAACAAGGCCATCCACTTATGGCTAGTCCGCAACCGGTGCCCTAGCCCCAATACACCATAAGGATCCCTTTCTAGGGAGTTTAGTAGTTGTAGTCATATGTTATCTAGGTTGGAAGATTTCCATGGTAGAATGTTAGTATAAGGCTATTGGCAACTCTGTGTGTGCGGGGTAAAAAAAGACACCTCCAATTCCTAGAAAATACAAATACAGCCCCCTACTTGCTAAGGAGATATTGAGAGTGAGAGAAATTGACTAGTACCGTTGCTGACGGAAATGAGGATATTTCGTAAGAACAATAAGAATGAAAGCTTAGTGCAAAGGCTAAACTAACATCCAATTCTAAGAAAACTTATC
This genomic window contains:
- the LOC109777950 gene encoding uncharacterized protein, which translates into the protein MKLVWCPETASQAFIAGVSALSDAEHGPAGSAGVAELVSAMVGGWNAQLVVEAPEVSAPDSATMSLALAAAAGRTGGRYARVLPDEDADRAMAELEGVDFLVVDARRRDGAAVLAAARPGPRGMVVVRHGDERRPGTKALEASMAAGTRVVRSVYLPVDKGVEVLHVGVGKGPSLQCRRSRSASSRWIRHVDHKTGEEHLFRRP